The DNA segment AAAGTTTGTAGAAAACCTACTAGGTGCAATGTAACAGAATGTAAATCTAGACACCACTTTCTTTTACATAGTTGGGTAGATAGTAAATCTGATCACACAGATCAACAATCCGTCGTAAATTGCGCAACTAAAAGCGGATCTTATGTGAAGAACTGTTTAGGTATAATACCTGTACTTGTTAGAGGTAAAAGTGGGACGTACTGCAAGACTTATGCTCTGCTTGACGAGGGAGCTGATCAAACATTATGTGATGAACGCTTGTTGAAAACGCTGAACCTACCCTCCAAACCTGTGACGTTCAAGATGTCTACAGCAAGCTCTTCCGGTATTATCGTCGAAGGACAAGAAGTTGAGCTGCACGTGCAACCGGCGTCAGGTGGTAACGACGTTACGTTGAGAAAAGTTTGGTCAGTAAAATCTCTTCCAGTATCAACTAAATCTGCTGCGAGAAACGCTGACATCAGAGATCTACCATATTTATCTAAGATAGAAATCCCTGAAATCGACTCTAGCTCTGTGATGCTTCTTATTGGAGCAGATGCACCACAGGCACATATACCCTTAGAAGTGCGTTCAGGCCGCCATGATCAACCCTACGCCATTAAAACTCAACTAGGCTGGGCAGTGCGTGGACCTGTAACAGACACTACAACACAGAAATCAGctaatgtaaattttcagcagTCAGCTGATGTATTGTTACAACAACAACTTGAGAAAATGTGGACTACGGACTTTGATgacaaagtgaaagtagaaagaaaTTCAATGTCACTAGAAGACAAGAAAGCTTTAAACACTATGAACTCTTCGTTGCGATATGAAAATGGACATTACAAACTGAAATTACCATGGATCAAGAGCTGCATAAAATGTACACAGCATCAGTAACTGACTATATCCAGAAAGGACATGCACAGGAAGTAACACACATTGAATCTGATAGTAACCGCGTGTGGTACTTACCCCATCATCCTGTGACGAATCCTAATAAGCCCGGAAAAGTGAGAGTTGTATTTGACTGTGCCGCCAAATACAAAGGAATTTCCCTAAATAGTCAACTTCTACAGGGACCCGACTTTATGAACAGCTTGGTTGGCGTGTTAATCAGATTTCGTCAAGAGCCCGTTGCTATAGCAGCCGACATCGAGGCTATGTTTCATCAGGTCCGTGTCGAAGATTTAGATTGTGATGCCCTACGGTTTCTATTGTGGCCTGAAGGGGACATGACTCAACAACCTAGATGCTATAAGATGCTGGTACACCTATTTGGCGCGACCTCATCCCCAAGTTGCACAGCATATGCATTAATACGAACAGCGTCGGATAACGCACATATGTATAAACCAGAGGTAGTCAACACCGTTAAAAGGAACTTTTACGTTGATGACTGCTTAAAATCAGTCTCTTCTAATGAGAAAGCAATCGAGTTAGCCGCAGACTTACAGTCATTGTTAAGGAGAGGAGGATTTCGTCAGACGAAATGGCTCAGCAATAAGAGAGATGTTGTTGAATCTATCCCAGAGTCAGAACGAGCTCCATCTATAATGAATCTTAGCAAGAGCGACAGTTTGCCAGTAGATCGTGCCCTCGGTGTTTAGTGGAATGTAGAGAAAGATAAACTCAAATTTAAAGTGAAAGTAAGTGAAAAGCCAATAACAAGACGCGGCATCCTTTCCATCGTCAGTTCCATATTTGATCCCCTTGGACTGGTAGCACCAGTAACTCTACGTGCAAAGGCTATAGTACAAAACCTATGTAGACAGAAGCTTCCATGGGACGATCCTATCCCTGAAAAAGATACGTACGAGTGGAAACAATAGTTAGATACTCTTCCATATTTAGAAGCTGTCTCTGTGAGAAGATGTTTTAAACCACAGGACTTTGGAACCTTAAAGAACGTCCAACTACATGTATTCTGCGACGGTTCTCAACTTGGCTACGGCGCATGCGTGTACTTGAgattaaaagatgaaaagaacCTGATTTCATGCTCTCTGGTTGCTGGAAAATCACGACTAGCATCAATAAAACAGACATCTATTCCAAGAATTGAACTTTCAGGAGCAGTTGTCGCTTCCCGGCTTTATACGCTAGTAGCAGACGAATTAGAAATAAACATCGACAGTGTGACATTCTGGACAGATTCTATGATTGTCCTTGGATACATTAAGAACGAAACCCGGAGATTCAAAACCTTTGTTGGAAATAGGGTAAGTGAAATTCATGATGTGACGTCACGAGACCAATGGAGACACGTAGATACGGCTTCCAATCCAGCAGACGTCGCTTCTAGAGGAATGCATGCCAGTGATTTAAAGACAATGAAATTTTGGATGCATGGACCTGAATTCCTTCAGAAAGTTGAAAGTCATTGGCCAAGCCACCTAACTAAACCTGAATTAGACGACGACGACACTGAGCTGAAAAAGAGGTTGTCTTCAACACAACTAGTGCAGTTGAATCCATTCAAAGTATAATAGGTAGATACTCCAGTTGGACGAAGTTGAGAAGGGCCGTTGCTTGGTTACTAAGATATAAGGCATACTGCAGACGTAAACACTTAAACCACACCTTGGAACTGAGTGAAGGTGACTTAAGCACCAATGAACTCAACATGGCGGAACATACCATATTAGCGTTGGTTCAACGTTCGTCGTTTGCCGATGAGAGAATAAATCTACAAAATGGGAATTCTGTAAGAAAAGACAGTTGTTTAGTATCTTTGAACCCGATTATACACCATGACCTGATCAGAGTACAATGACGCTTACAATGCGAATATCCAAGCAAATATCCAGTCGTACTACCTAGCAAACACCATGTaacaaaactaataataaaacatatccaCGAACATAATGGTCACGTTGGAAAAGAGCATCTACTTTCTATGTCACGTGAGAAATATTGGATTCTTCACGGACCTAGCGCAGTGAAGAGTATTTTAAGAGGTTGCATCCCATGCAGACGACAACATACACCGTTAATGACCCAACAGATGGCGCCCTTGCTTGACGAGCAGACGACACCGGATATGCCACCATTTTCCCATATTGGAATCGATTATTTCGGACCATTTATTGTGAAGACAGCTCGTGCACGAGAAAAGCGTTATGGTTGTATTTTCACGTGCCTAACGTCGCGTGcggtacattttgaaattgctcacaGTCTATCTACTGATTCCTTCATATCTGCCTTTCAACGCTTTCAAAGTCGACGTGGACGTCCACGGAAAGTCTTCAGTGATAATGGAACCCATCTTGTTGGAGGTGAAGCTGAACTACGAAAATCATTGCAGCTATGGAACCAGTCCAAACTCATTGGAGTTTTTGCTCAGAACGACATCGAATGGCATTTCAACCCTCCGAACGCAAGCCATATGGGAGGAGCATGGGAACGTTTAATTCGTTCTGCTAGTGTTATATTGAAATCTCTCGTCCGAGAACAACTACTTAACGACGAGCAGCTGCTTACATTTATGGCTGAAACTGAGAAAATACTAAATGACAGACCTCTGACCCCCGTTAGCAGTGATCCCAGAGACCCACCAGCATTAACGAGTATGCTACTGCTAATGAAATCAAACCAGTGCTTACCTGTTGATATCTTTAAGAAGCAAGATATATACGCAAAACGGTGGTGGAGACAAGTGCAGTATGTCGCAGATGTATTTTGGAAACGATGGTTGAGAGAATACTTACCACTACTTCAGAAATGGCAACGTAAAACTGAAAACCTGAAGAAAGATGATGTAGTTCTTGTTGCCTTTGACAACGTTCCCAGAATACAGTGGCCACTAGCCCGAATGGTTGACGTGAATCCTGGTAGAGATGGCCTGGTTAGAAGCTGTGTGATCAGAACTAAATCAGGTCAATGAATTAGGCCAGTTACTAAACTGTGTCTTCTTGAGGCTTCAATGTAAATTTGATCCTAACTTTTTTCGAAGCTAAATAATAATTACAGCAAACAAGTAAGAGCCAAGTTTTGTTGTACAAATTGTTATAAATGCGCTACTTAGGAATTGTCTTTATGAAGCGTAGATAATTGTTTTTGGTTAGATTCCGTGCACCTTGCATGGATTAACTAATTACGTGAAATATGTCATCAACTTAagaattattgattattgataaagCATGGAAGtgtaattttttgaaaagtttatttgttaTGAAATGTATGTAATTTTATAGTGGGGACTGTTAGAAacataaatgtagtttctaatatttgttgtatctgacgctatttatttgacgtctgtttggcgtcttcagccacgtgataatttgcggcgttcattgacgtcaacgtcatacttgtttatacttccgcccagactttgaaacgttaactgaactgaacgttaactgtggacataaattattctgatgagacttgatgagtaagagaccaaattcggtaactaaatactgttaatttattcAAAGCGTAATTATTTAACTCGAAGTTAtgatattgaatttgttaaatactCATTGTCATTTTATGtgacataaaatgaatatatagacttTAAGTTTAATTTTCTGCATAATTGGATAGTGCAAGTTTTGTTgatgtgaaatatgtttaaaagtacatctgttgtttatatgAGTATATGTTTAATTGGTGATTTGTATTTGCAGAGAATCGCTATAACTAGAGAAATAAAAGAGTAAAGGCGCATCTCTCGTTTAGTCACTGAGTTGATCCAAGTCCCAGAACAGTATATATGGAGTTGAAGAATAGATAAAGATTAACATAGCTATCAGGAAGTTGAAAACGTTGCAATCAGTTAACTGCTATTCCTATTACACTGGCAGACTAGCAGTAAGTATAACTAGTGCGTTTTTGTTCAAGATATTAAgaaattgttatcatttaatcatgatattaaatttgttttaagtaGAGGTATAGGAAAAGTTGAACACGACCTTTAACCGTCACTGTTGTTCTGCATGCCTACAGTATATGtatcaacataatattttgttatgtatGTTTATCTGATGCAGATATTAAGGAATTAAATTGGTTTATACATAAATGTTTCTTTATGTACTTTAACATTGACTTAATCTATAAAGGATATTACTTTTTTTATCTGAACATTTTATTAAACTGAGATATTTTGTATGAAGTGAACACAATGTTAAATGTACAAAATCATCAGAATTAAATAGTAAAAATGTCAAGGCTTTATTAGATACCGTagattaaaaataaatgctatatttcattcttgtttttgttctgtttcagCTTTTCGTTATTGTTCTTTATAGAACATCCTTTTTCATTTGTCATTTTCGTAATCACCAGGAGACTTTATCTTGCTAATACTTCCTTCCCGTGTTTAAATCTTGTACCCGTTACAACTTTCAGAGTGTAAGCAATTCTAATTGTCTTTTAGAAATGAatattcataaagggattttgaaataacttggcataaaagtTGAAATGAGACAAAGCgtcatgcgtaagacccagacccctagctccaaggtcaaggtcacacttagaggtcaaaggttaacatggtctgtttcgtgtccggtctataactctgccatccatgaagcgattttgaaagaacttggcataaatgtttaccataatgagacgacgtgtcatgccaAGACCaaaacccctagctccaaggtcaaggtcacacttacaagtcaaaagttaacagggtatgtttcgtgtccggtccataactctgccattcattgaggcattttgaaattacttggcataaatgttcaccataatgagatgacatgtcataagcaagacccagacccctagctccaaggtcaaggtcacacttaaaggtcaaatgttaagatggtctgtttcttgtctggtccataactctgccattgatgaagggattttgaaattacttggcataaatgttccctataatgagatgaggtgtcatatgcaagacccagacccctagctccaaggtcaaggtcacacttagaagtcaaagttgTTTCTAGTCTGGTCCATAACactgtcatttatcaagggatttgaaaataatttgacacaaatgttaacaatattgagaagatgtgtcacacttatgaccgagaCCTCTGAGGTCAAGgccacaaaatgatatgtgatttttttgcgactacaactgtggcattcttgggcctactttgggggcatttgtcaccaatagtgacagctcttgttgtttataCGTTTTTTAAAGTAAACATCCTTACATA comes from the Mercenaria mercenaria strain notata chromosome 9, MADL_Memer_1, whole genome shotgun sequence genome and includes:
- the LOC128559663 gene encoding uncharacterized protein LOC128559663, which encodes MSREKYWILHGPSAVKSILRGCIPCRRQHTPLMTQQMAPLLDEQTTPDMPPFSHIGIDYFGPFIVKTARAREKRYGCIFTCLTSRAVHFEIAHSLSTDSFISAFQRFQSRRGRPRKVFSDNGTHLVGGEAELRKSLQLWNQSKLIGVFAQNDIEWHFNPPNASHMGGAWERLIRSASVILKSLVREQLLNDEQLLTFMAETEKILNDRPLTPVSSDPRDPPALTSMLLLMKSNQCLPVDIFKKQDIYAKRWWRQVQYVADVFWKRWLREYLPLLQKWQRKTENLKKDDVVLVAFDNVPRIQWPLARMVDVNPGRDGLVRSCVIRTKSGQ